A DNA window from Candidatus Roseilinea sp. contains the following coding sequences:
- a CDS encoding ATP--cob(I)alamin adenosyltransferase: protein MVMVNRLYTRTGDDGFTNLLGEGRVAKYTPQPEAYGTVDESSAAIGIARAAAQSERTRALLLTAQRDLYHLMAELAATQQAAPQFRKIDAQRVAWLEEQTDAITALIQLPKEFVVPGDSLPGAYLDLARTVVRRAERLVVHLVHDGLVENVELVRYLNRLSSLLFVLSLYENALAGVSNVTLAKG from the coding sequence ATGGTCATGGTCAATCGGCTTTACACGCGCACCGGGGACGATGGCTTCACCAACTTGCTTGGCGAAGGGCGCGTCGCCAAATATACGCCGCAGCCGGAAGCATACGGCACGGTGGACGAATCGAGCGCCGCCATTGGCATCGCGCGCGCTGCAGCGCAGAGCGAACGCACGCGCGCGCTGTTGCTCACGGCCCAGCGCGATCTATATCACCTGATGGCCGAGCTGGCTGCTACACAACAGGCGGCGCCGCAATTTCGCAAAATAGACGCGCAGCGCGTAGCCTGGCTGGAAGAGCAGACTGACGCCATCACCGCGTTGATCCAGCTTCCCAAAGAATTCGTCGTGCCGGGCGATTCGCTGCCGGGCGCGTACCTCGACCTGGCGCGCACTGTCGTTCGTCGTGCAGAACGCCTGGTCGTGCATCTGGTGCACGATGGCCTCGTGGAGAACGTGGAGTTGGTGCGCTATCTCAATCGCCTGTCATCGCTGTTGTTCGTGCTGAGTTTGTATGAAAATGCCCTGGCCGGCGTGAGCAATGTGACGCTGGCGAAAGGCTGA
- a CDS encoding Fis family transcriptional regulator — protein sequence MLAKVYSCAILGLEGHVVEVEVDSGRGLATFTLVGLPDAAVKESGERVRAAIRNSGLRFPTNRVTVNLAPADLKKVGPSYDLPIALGLLMASEQLAPDCLDGAMVMGELALDGAVRHVRGVLPAAAFAQAQGFRRIFVPAADACEAALINGIQVIAVESLGQLVSGLNGTAPLQAAAPSLPARPSAAPIAPSPITDFAEIKGQETAKRALEVAAAGGHNVLMIGSPGAGKTLLARALPGILPDLTLEEALDITRIYSVADMLPTDTPLIQQRPFRAPHHTISHAGMIGGGKLPRPGEVSLAHRGVLFLDELPEFDARTLEVLRQPMEDKVVTISRASGALTFPANFQLVAAMNPCKCGWYGDPIRPCTCTPAQISAYQKKISGPLLDRIDIHLEVTRVPFEKLSDLRPGESSATIRARVQAARDRQAHRFRGTSLTCNADMGVGDLRRHCELDEAGRSLMKAAMNRLQMSARAFHRVLKLARTIADLAGSDRIAPIHLAEALQYRPRRPEGA from the coding sequence ATGCTGGCCAAAGTCTATTCGTGCGCCATCCTCGGTCTAGAGGGCCACGTCGTCGAGGTAGAAGTGGACAGCGGACGCGGTTTGGCAACGTTTACGCTGGTTGGCCTGCCCGACGCCGCCGTGAAGGAGAGCGGCGAGCGCGTCCGCGCCGCGATCCGCAACAGCGGCCTGCGCTTCCCCACCAACCGCGTCACGGTCAATCTTGCCCCAGCCGATCTCAAGAAGGTCGGCCCCAGTTACGATCTGCCGATTGCACTTGGCCTGTTGATGGCGTCGGAGCAGCTCGCCCCAGACTGCCTGGACGGCGCCATGGTGATGGGTGAGCTGGCGCTGGATGGCGCCGTCCGGCATGTGCGCGGCGTCTTGCCGGCTGCAGCCTTTGCGCAGGCGCAGGGCTTTCGCCGCATCTTCGTGCCGGCTGCCGACGCCTGCGAGGCAGCGCTGATCAACGGCATCCAGGTCATCGCGGTTGAATCGCTGGGGCAACTGGTCAGCGGATTGAACGGGACCGCGCCATTGCAGGCTGCGGCGCCAAGCCTGCCGGCGCGTCCGTCCGCAGCGCCGATCGCGCCTTCGCCGATCACCGATTTCGCAGAGATCAAAGGACAAGAAACCGCCAAGCGCGCCTTAGAAGTGGCCGCCGCCGGTGGGCACAATGTGCTGATGATCGGCTCGCCAGGGGCCGGCAAAACGCTGTTGGCGCGCGCCTTGCCCGGCATCCTGCCCGATCTGACACTCGAAGAGGCGCTCGACATCACGCGCATCTACAGCGTGGCCGATATGCTGCCCACGGATACGCCGCTGATCCAACAACGCCCCTTTCGCGCGCCGCATCACACCATCAGCCATGCCGGCATGATCGGCGGCGGCAAGCTGCCGCGGCCGGGTGAGGTCTCCCTGGCGCATCGCGGCGTGCTCTTCCTGGACGAGCTGCCCGAATTCGACGCGCGCACGCTGGAGGTGCTGCGCCAGCCGATGGAGGACAAGGTCGTGACGATCTCACGCGCCTCCGGCGCGCTCACCTTCCCCGCCAACTTCCAGCTCGTCGCAGCGATGAACCCCTGCAAGTGCGGCTGGTATGGCGACCCGATCAGGCCGTGCACCTGCACGCCGGCGCAGATCAGCGCCTACCAAAAGAAGATCAGCGGCCCATTGCTGGACCGGATAGACATCCATTTAGAGGTCACCCGGGTGCCCTTCGAGAAGCTCAGCGACCTACGCCCGGGCGAGTCATCGGCAACGATTCGCGCGCGCGTCCAGGCGGCGCGCGACCGCCAGGCGCATCGCTTCCGCGGCACATCGCTCACCTGCAACGCCGACATGGGCGTGGGCGACCTGCGGCGTCACTGCGAACTCGATGAAGCCGGGCGCAGCCTGATGAAAGCTGCCATGAACCGGTTGCAAATGAGCGCGCGCGCCTTCCACCGCGTGCTCAAGCTGGCGCGCACTATTGCCGACCTGGCCGGCAGCGACCGGATCGCCCCCATTCACCTGGCAGAGGCATTGCAGTACCGCCCGCGCAGGCCGGAGGGAGCTTAG